The Nocardioides campestrisoli genome includes a window with the following:
- a CDS encoding phospholipase D-like domain-containing protein → MHHRRLTAALILAVALSLSFATPGAATPAQGVAQSSTLPASAVGVGNAQVLSGFPVALASKKLKKRDKKNWRRTFKPSSGVTFNSALGKGPDKQRINRKVINLIEASRSGTQIRIMSWNLMSRPVVAALLKAQRRGAVLRILMAEENAEAIDNEVWRELLAGMAATNLKKPASKQSWGKTCVASCRGTSGQAHSKFFLFSKVGRAKHVFVQGSANLTTAAAVNQWNDIYTSVNRKKPYQFARRIFDEMANDVPVANPYREWKGKNSHIIFSPLIGEGAKDPVLRVLRMVKCRGAKNTASGRTQIRIAPDVIRNARGLRIANKLRSLWEKGCDIRIGYTVMGVDVGKALRAKGGRGPIPLRHLVVDKNGDGEFDKYFHLKAMSVVGHVKKDKRNHVVLNGSANWSGMGAASDENTGIYWDKKLTKQYAEHIDYWFDNFPKSASRRSMAGDGIWGRVDPRPIHTPDTLMFEGEELIPGVDPYARMDLD, encoded by the coding sequence ATGCACCACCGGCGGCTGACCGCGGCCCTCATCCTGGCCGTGGCCCTGAGCCTCTCCTTCGCCACCCCGGGCGCGGCCACCCCCGCGCAGGGCGTGGCGCAGTCCTCGACCCTCCCGGCCTCGGCGGTGGGAGTGGGGAACGCGCAGGTCCTGTCCGGCTTCCCCGTGGCCCTGGCCAGCAAGAAGCTGAAGAAGCGCGACAAGAAGAACTGGCGTCGCACCTTCAAGCCCAGTAGCGGCGTGACCTTCAACAGCGCGCTGGGCAAGGGACCGGACAAGCAGCGGATCAACCGCAAGGTGATCAACCTGATCGAGGCATCGCGCAGCGGCACCCAGATCCGGATCATGAGCTGGAACCTGATGTCCCGGCCCGTCGTCGCCGCCCTGCTCAAGGCGCAGCGTCGCGGGGCGGTGCTGAGGATCCTGATGGCCGAGGAGAACGCCGAGGCGATCGACAACGAGGTCTGGCGCGAGCTCCTGGCGGGGATGGCCGCGACGAACCTCAAGAAGCCGGCCTCCAAGCAGAGCTGGGGCAAGACCTGCGTCGCCTCCTGCCGCGGCACCAGCGGTCAGGCGCACAGCAAGTTCTTCCTCTTCAGCAAGGTCGGCCGGGCCAAGCACGTCTTCGTCCAGGGGTCGGCCAACCTGACCACTGCGGCGGCGGTCAACCAGTGGAACGACATCTACACCTCGGTCAACCGGAAGAAGCCCTACCAGTTCGCCCGTCGCATCTTCGACGAGATGGCCAACGACGTCCCGGTGGCCAACCCCTACCGGGAGTGGAAGGGGAAGAACAGCCACATCATCTTCTCCCCGCTCATCGGCGAGGGGGCCAAGGACCCGGTGCTCCGGGTGCTTCGGATGGTCAAGTGCCGGGGCGCCAAGAACACGGCATCGGGACGCACCCAGATCCGCATCGCACCTGACGTGATCCGCAACGCGCGCGGCCTGCGGATCGCCAACAAGCTGCGCTCGCTGTGGGAGAAGGGCTGCGACATCCGGATCGGCTACACCGTGATGGGCGTCGACGTCGGCAAGGCGCTGCGCGCCAAGGGCGGCCGCGGCCCGATCCCGCTGCGCCACCTGGTGGTCGACAAGAACGGCGACGGCGAGTTCGACAAGTACTTCCACCTCAAGGCGATGTCGGTGGTCGGCCACGTGAAGAAGGACAAGCGCAACCACGTCGTCCTCAACGGCTCGGCCAACTGGTCGGGCATGGGCGCTGCCTCGGACGAGAACACCGGCATCTACTGGGACAAGAAGCTCACCAAGCAGTACGCCGAGCACATCGACTACTGGTTCGACAACTTCCCCAAGAGCGCGAGTCGGCGCAGCATGGCCGGCGACGGCATCTGGGGCCGGGTCGACCCGCGTCCGATCCACACCCCCGACACCCTGATGTTCGAGGGTGAGGAGCTGATCCCGGGCGTCGACCCCTACGCCCGCATGGACCTGGACTGA
- a CDS encoding glycosyltransferase family 2 protein, with protein sequence MLLTVSTVLDSRANVEHFVRSNLAMGIDHMVVFLDGPGAPGQREVRDWLETVPQVTAVPCDRSWWNGERPRSLNVRQRANANIVASILADQPWATWVFHLDGDEVFAGDRAVLETVPQETGAVWLTPLEAVSQLEPQGWPTRFKRLLEPDDLHLLEVLGMLSEPANRDYFHGHVKGKSGVRPSSGLRLTLHEAVHPDGQVAPRAEDPALAVLHYDAISGEEFIRKWTAMLGAGPAQYRQNRATVADALRALVGKDLSPEAARRYLLRIYETTTQDDVATLDELGLLVHRDPTQGTHRPEPLSAEQQGVLADGLARMAREPKRHFSIAAHAPRPPEPAPRWWERAGRRRDRDRG encoded by the coding sequence ATGCTCCTCACGGTCTCCACCGTCCTCGACAGCCGCGCGAACGTCGAGCACTTCGTCCGCTCCAACCTGGCGATGGGGATCGACCACATGGTGGTGTTCCTCGACGGCCCGGGGGCTCCCGGTCAGCGCGAGGTGCGCGACTGGCTGGAGACCGTGCCGCAGGTCACCGCGGTGCCGTGCGACCGGTCCTGGTGGAACGGCGAGCGCCCCCGCAGCCTCAACGTGCGGCAGCGGGCCAACGCCAACATCGTCGCCTCGATCCTCGCCGACCAGCCGTGGGCCACCTGGGTCTTCCACCTCGACGGGGACGAGGTCTTCGCCGGCGACCGGGCCGTGCTGGAGACCGTTCCCCAGGAGACCGGCGCGGTCTGGCTGACCCCGCTGGAGGCGGTCAGCCAGCTGGAGCCGCAGGGGTGGCCGACGAGGTTCAAGCGCCTGCTCGAGCCGGACGACCTGCACCTGCTCGAGGTGCTCGGGATGCTGAGCGAGCCGGCCAACCGCGACTACTTCCACGGGCACGTGAAGGGCAAGTCGGGGGTGCGCCCCTCCTCGGGCCTGCGCCTGACCCTGCACGAGGCCGTGCACCCCGACGGCCAGGTCGCCCCGCGCGCCGAGGACCCGGCGCTCGCGGTGCTGCACTACGACGCCATCTCGGGCGAGGAGTTCATCCGCAAGTGGACGGCGATGCTCGGCGCCGGCCCCGCCCAGTACCGGCAGAACCGGGCCACGGTCGCGGACGCCCTGCGCGCCCTGGTCGGCAAGGACCTCTCCCCCGAGGCCGCCCGGCGCTACCTGCTGCGCATCTACGAGACCACCACCCAGGACGACGTCGCCACGCTCGACGAGCTCGGCCTCCTGGTGCACCGCGATCCCACGCAGGGCACCCACCGGCCCGAGCCGCTCAGCGCGGAGCAGCAGGGCGTCCTCGCCGACGGGCTGGCACGGATGGCGCGCGAGCCCAAGCGCCACTTCAGCATCGCGGCGCACGCGCCTCGGCCGCCCGAGCCGGCCCCGCGCTGGTGGGAGCGCGCCGGCCGGCGCCGTGACCGCGACCGCGGCTGA
- a CDS encoding endonuclease/exonuclease/phosphatase family protein: MIPAPPPSSSPPPRTRSRGLAAVVGVLAVTAGSLGLTGLGAGAAVGAPVAAAPLPTVTPTPTVSPTVTATPTPTPTPTPTPTPPPPVPTPEPTPPPSVTGSDLTVVQANMESPQSVLGFQADVVTVRAQAPDLITYNEVAFRQDVNLAPPPGYAMFRTPGQYTGATPVAWRTDRWSPLQMGTEILTDHRGIPKGKKTELGRRSANWVTLQSPEGRVVSLVSAHLAPLTKNMPDLRRPGVQRLAALVDRLDDHGPVIVGGDFNMHHLGSDYAGDLFTQAGMVPTYDLLGTRFPTYDGRNATIDYIFLKGTDQLRADVHYPVELNSDHDAVVAGFSWTVDAAALVTTVQNDLSGTALQKRAVLRALQKPVQEAKKGDKIHLASTRLALPALYRDLLKAGERGVRVQLTTRSGKLTPQERKLKQALTKKQGSWVRRCGKPCSKKWAAKGLPTTMMLVRSGPKPVLRLDVNRQLRKSVIRRETRLSESQGPLNLKAAAEAFRDLR, from the coding sequence GTGATCCCCGCACCGCCTCCCTCTTCGTCGCCGCCCCCACGGACCCGTTCGCGCGGCCTCGCCGCGGTGGTCGGGGTGCTGGCCGTGACGGCCGGCAGCCTGGGGCTGACCGGCCTCGGAGCCGGGGCGGCGGTCGGCGCGCCGGTCGCGGCTGCCCCGCTGCCCACGGTCACCCCGACCCCGACCGTGAGCCCGACCGTCACGGCGACTCCGACGCCGACGCCGACCCCGACGCCCACGCCGACGCCGCCCCCGCCGGTCCCGACGCCGGAGCCGACCCCGCCGCCCTCGGTCACCGGGAGCGACCTGACGGTGGTCCAGGCCAACATGGAGTCGCCCCAGTCGGTGCTCGGCTTCCAGGCCGATGTGGTCACGGTCCGCGCCCAGGCCCCGGACCTGATCACCTACAACGAGGTGGCGTTCCGCCAGGACGTGAACCTCGCGCCGCCGCCGGGCTACGCCATGTTCCGTACCCCCGGCCAGTACACCGGCGCGACCCCGGTCGCCTGGCGCACCGACCGCTGGTCCCCGCTCCAGATGGGCACCGAGATCCTCACCGACCACCGGGGCATCCCCAAGGGCAAGAAGACCGAGCTGGGTCGCCGCTCCGCCAACTGGGTCACCCTCCAGTCGCCCGAGGGACGGGTGGTCTCCCTGGTCTCCGCGCACCTCGCTCCGCTGACCAAGAACATGCCCGACCTGCGTCGTCCGGGCGTGCAGCGGCTCGCCGCGCTGGTCGACCGTCTCGACGACCACGGCCCGGTGATCGTCGGCGGCGACTTCAACATGCACCACCTCGGCTCCGACTACGCCGGCGACCTGTTCACCCAGGCCGGGATGGTGCCGACGTACGACCTGCTCGGCACGCGCTTCCCGACGTACGACGGCAGGAACGCGACCATCGACTACATCTTCCTCAAGGGCACCGACCAGCTCCGGGCCGACGTGCACTACCCGGTCGAGCTCAACTCCGACCATGACGCCGTGGTGGCCGGGTTCTCCTGGACCGTGGACGCCGCTGCCCTGGTCACCACCGTGCAGAACGACCTCTCCGGCACCGCCCTGCAGAAGCGGGCCGTGCTCCGTGCGCTCCAGAAGCCGGTGCAGGAGGCCAAGAAGGGCGACAAGATCCACCTCGCGTCGACCCGGCTGGCGCTGCCCGCGCTCTACCGCGACCTGCTCAAGGCCGGGGAGCGGGGCGTCCGGGTCCAGCTCACCACCCGCTCGGGCAAGCTCACTCCCCAGGAGCGCAAGCTCAAGCAGGCGCTGACGAAGAAGCAGGGCTCGTGGGTGCGCCGGTGCGGCAAGCCCTGCAGCAAGAAGTGGGCGGCGAAGGGCCTGCCGACCACGATGATGCTGGTCCGCAGCGGGCCCAAGCCGGTGCTGCGGCTCGACGTCAACCGCCAGCTGCGCAAGTCGGTGATCCGCCGTGAGACCAGGCTCTCCGAGAGCCAGGGGCCGCTCAACCTGAAGGCGGCCGCCGAGGCGTTCCGCGACCTGCGCTGA
- a CDS encoding DUF5302 domain-containing protein, which yields MPNDDLKAKMREALERKGSAEKGVHQDGPVHEKAHGPEVSGGAAPKMHRRKAGGGGA from the coding sequence ATGCCGAACGACGACCTCAAGGCGAAGATGCGCGAGGCGCTGGAGCGCAAGGGCTCGGCCGAGAAGGGCGTGCACCAGGACGGACCGGTGCACGAGAAGGCGCACGGGCCCGAGGTGTCCGGCGGTGCCGCGCCGAAGATGCACCGGCGCAAGGCCGGCGGCGGGGGCGCCTGA
- a CDS encoding DUF6752 domain-containing protein yields the protein MDAVRGTRIAELERRVADLEADVAEMRQHNVRLAELTDLVQELLVPMASRDEQRISEALARFTESL from the coding sequence ATGGACGCGGTGCGAGGCACCAGGATCGCCGAGCTGGAGCGCAGGGTCGCCGACCTCGAGGCCGACGTGGCGGAGATGCGCCAGCACAACGTGCGGCTGGCCGAGCTCACCGACCTGGTGCAGGAGCTCCTGGTGCCGATGGCCAGCCGCGACGAGCAGCGGATCTCCGAGGCGCTCGCCCGGTTCACCGAGAGCCTGTAG
- a CDS encoding acyl-CoA dehydrogenase family protein, with amino-acid sequence MPRLCQTEDLTEDQSEILKAVRTFVEEKILPVATELEHADEYPTEIVEGLKELGIFGLMIPEEYDGLGESLLTYALCVEEIARGWMSVSGVINTHFIVAYMLMKHGTEEQKRKYLPRMATGEVRGAFSMSEPSLGSDVSAISTKAVKTDEGYEITGQKMWLTNGGSSTLVAVLVKTDEGADSVYKNMTTFLVEKEPGFGETAQGVTVPGKIDKMGYKGIDTTEMIFEGHKISADQILGGEPGKGFYQMMDGVEVGRVNVAARACGIANRAFELGVAYAQQRETFGKPIAEHQAILFRLAEMATKVETAHTMMVKAARKKDSGQRNDVEAGMAKMLASEYCNEVVEDSFRIHGGYGYSKEYEIERLYREAAFMLIGEGTSDIQKMIIGRSMLKEYKQR; translated from the coding sequence ATGCCGCGTCTCTGCCAGACCGAGGACCTCACCGAGGACCAGTCCGAGATCCTGAAGGCAGTGCGGACCTTCGTGGAGGAGAAGATCCTCCCGGTCGCCACCGAGCTCGAGCACGCCGACGAGTACCCGACCGAGATCGTCGAGGGGCTCAAGGAGCTCGGCATCTTCGGCCTGATGATCCCCGAGGAGTACGACGGCCTCGGCGAGTCGCTGCTCACCTACGCGCTCTGCGTGGAGGAGATCGCCCGCGGCTGGATGAGCGTCTCCGGCGTCATCAACACCCACTTCATCGTGGCCTACATGCTGATGAAGCACGGCACCGAGGAGCAGAAGCGCAAGTACCTGCCGCGGATGGCCACCGGCGAGGTGCGGGGCGCGTTCTCGATGTCCGAGCCGTCCCTGGGCTCCGACGTCTCGGCGATCAGCACCAAGGCGGTCAAGACCGACGAGGGCTACGAGATCACCGGCCAGAAGATGTGGCTGACCAACGGTGGCTCCTCCACCCTGGTCGCCGTCCTGGTCAAGACCGACGAGGGCGCCGACTCGGTCTACAAGAACATGACCACCTTCCTGGTCGAGAAGGAGCCGGGCTTCGGCGAGACCGCCCAGGGCGTCACCGTCCCCGGCAAGATCGACAAGATGGGCTACAAGGGGATCGACACCACGGAGATGATCTTCGAGGGCCACAAGATCTCCGCCGACCAGATCCTGGGCGGCGAGCCGGGCAAGGGCTTCTACCAGATGATGGACGGCGTCGAGGTCGGCCGCGTCAACGTCGCGGCCCGCGCCTGCGGCATCGCCAACCGGGCCTTCGAGCTCGGTGTGGCGTACGCCCAGCAGCGTGAGACCTTCGGCAAGCCGATCGCCGAGCACCAGGCGATCCTGTTCCGCCTGGCCGAGATGGCCACCAAGGTGGAGACGGCGCACACGATGATGGTCAAGGCCGCCCGCAAGAAGGACTCCGGCCAGCGCAACGACGTCGAGGCCGGCATGGCCAAGATGCTCGCCAGCGAGTACTGCAACGAGGTCGTCGAGGACTCCTTCCGGATCCACGGCGGCTACGGCTACTCCAAGGAGTACGAGATCGAGCGTCTCTACCGCGAGGCGGCGTTCATGCTGATCGGCGAGGGCACCTCGGACATCCAGAAGATGATCATCGGTCGGAGCATGCTCAAGGAGTACAAGCAGCGCTGA
- a CDS encoding endonuclease/exonuclease/phosphatase family protein: protein MPDPSHKAGGGGSQRDVSRVAVAGVVAACLLLVVVVASLLVPDETPDPETAPTSASAALDGSVPGSLAGEYRSVRADGTLRGKAARELAAAAKRDREAGEVMRFDLAPRPWRKVWTPAQLAEREAAREARQERIRARRERKKMQGAPFEMVIGSFNVLGSQHTAPGGDRRRFPPASVRNGQAVGYIRGHGVDVLGTQELQDDQLRALQSMTGMEAYPGFAWGSKETDNSILWDPGMFEFLSGEQFTINFVGRPRPQPIVKLKHRLTGQQFYVVNTHPSPGQGRALTERRNAQATTVGVINRLKADGIPVLITGDMNDRAEFYCQVVGPAGMTTPQGGSYGGGCRPPTGHLAVDWVAGTGVTWSNYRMDTSPVARRVSDHFFISATARVD from the coding sequence ATGCCCGATCCCAGCCACAAGGCCGGTGGGGGCGGGTCCCAGCGGGACGTTTCCCGGGTGGCGGTGGCTGGTGTCGTGGCGGCGTGCCTCCTGCTCGTCGTCGTGGTGGCCTCCCTCCTCGTTCCCGACGAGACCCCGGACCCCGAGACCGCGCCGACGAGCGCGTCGGCGGCTCTCGACGGTTCCGTGCCCGGCTCGCTGGCCGGGGAGTACCGCTCGGTGCGCGCCGACGGGACGCTGCGCGGCAAGGCGGCCCGTGAGCTGGCGGCCGCGGCGAAGCGCGACCGCGAGGCGGGCGAGGTGATGCGCTTCGACCTGGCGCCGCGGCCGTGGCGCAAGGTCTGGACGCCGGCGCAGCTCGCCGAGCGCGAGGCCGCCCGCGAGGCCAGGCAGGAGCGCATCCGCGCGCGCCGGGAGCGCAAGAAGATGCAGGGCGCGCCGTTCGAGATGGTCATCGGCTCGTTCAACGTGCTCGGCAGCCAGCACACCGCCCCCGGTGGCGACCGCCGCCGGTTCCCGCCCGCGTCGGTGCGCAACGGCCAGGCGGTGGGCTACATCCGGGGGCACGGCGTGGACGTGCTGGGCACCCAGGAGCTCCAGGACGACCAGCTGCGCGCGCTCCAGTCGATGACCGGGATGGAGGCCTACCCGGGCTTCGCCTGGGGGTCCAAGGAGACCGACAACTCCATCCTGTGGGACCCCGGCATGTTCGAGTTCCTCTCCGGTGAGCAGTTCACCATCAACTTCGTGGGCCGGCCGCGGCCTCAGCCGATCGTCAAGCTCAAGCACCGGCTGACCGGGCAGCAGTTCTACGTGGTCAACACCCACCCGTCCCCGGGCCAGGGGCGGGCGCTGACCGAGCGCCGCAACGCCCAGGCGACGACCGTGGGCGTGATCAACCGGTTGAAGGCCGACGGCATCCCGGTGCTGATCACCGGGGACATGAACGACCGGGCCGAGTTCTACTGCCAGGTGGTGGGGCCTGCCGGCATGACCACCCCGCAGGGCGGTTCGTACGGCGGCGGCTGCCGGCCGCCGACCGGGCACCTGGCGGTCGACTGGGTGGCGGGCACCGGGGTCACCTGGAGCAACTACCGGATGGACACCTCCCCGGTCGCGCGCCGGGTGAGCGACCACTTCTTCATCAGCGCCACGGCCCGTGTCGACTGA
- a CDS encoding class I SAM-dependent methyltransferase, whose product MGRTRREADLPRVLEVDATGVTLSTADDRAVDVLFGDQRVWSFWVRRDTEPDGSRGRRRVAAWPEPLRKFLDGRTTLTVRDSASGTELWRDEVSFGDSREEIRVVNRRGVAVGMDKSGRLVPTFDSRDGSDIESLVDATEEVLGVLAAAGAEPFLAYGTLLGAVREGRVLGHDSDADVAYVSRYADPVDVCRESFRLQREVVARGYATQRYSGAAFKIEVPEGEGVRGLDVFGGFLSGGRLYLMGEVGVEFEREWLYPLGTAMLEGRSLPVPARPEKLLEAMYGPSWEVPDPAFQFTTPERTSRALNDWFRGLRVNEKQWQRRYLRRFDEVLTPRASKLARLTAEHAAATGAQVVDVGAGSGRDGLWLAREGLDVLAYDYVPEMLERAEQTATSFPGTFRAGYLNLAELRSVLSEGARLARDPRPRVVMARNLLDAVDGFGRQSFARFCSMILREGGLVLAEFHVSGSGADREWRIGTVDAAEVEAAWRAAGATRVTWERDVRGGDDGQVDRLVAEWGP is encoded by the coding sequence ATGGGCAGGACCCGTCGGGAGGCGGACCTCCCGCGCGTGCTCGAGGTCGACGCGACCGGGGTGACGCTGAGCACTGCGGACGACCGCGCGGTCGACGTGCTCTTCGGCGACCAGCGGGTGTGGTCCTTCTGGGTGCGGCGCGACACCGAGCCCGACGGGTCCCGGGGACGTCGCCGGGTGGCCGCGTGGCCCGAGCCGCTGCGCAAGTTCCTCGACGGCCGCACCACCCTCACCGTGCGCGACTCGGCGTCGGGGACCGAGCTGTGGCGCGACGAGGTCTCCTTCGGCGACTCACGGGAGGAGATCCGGGTGGTCAACCGCCGCGGGGTCGCGGTGGGGATGGACAAGTCCGGACGCCTGGTCCCGACCTTCGACAGCCGCGACGGCTCCGACATCGAGTCGCTCGTGGACGCGACCGAGGAGGTGCTCGGCGTGCTGGCGGCGGCCGGCGCCGAGCCGTTCCTGGCCTACGGCACCCTGCTGGGCGCGGTCCGTGAGGGCCGGGTGCTGGGCCACGACTCGGATGCCGACGTGGCCTACGTGAGCCGGTACGCCGACCCCGTCGACGTGTGCCGGGAGTCCTTCCGCCTGCAGCGCGAGGTCGTGGCCCGGGGCTACGCCACCCAGCGCTACAGCGGGGCGGCGTTCAAGATCGAGGTGCCCGAGGGCGAGGGGGTGCGCGGGCTCGACGTCTTCGGCGGCTTCCTCAGCGGTGGGCGCCTCTACCTGATGGGCGAGGTGGGGGTCGAGTTCGAGCGCGAGTGGCTCTACCCGCTCGGCACCGCCATGCTGGAGGGCCGGTCCCTGCCGGTCCCGGCCCGCCCCGAGAAGCTGCTCGAGGCGATGTACGGCCCGTCCTGGGAGGTGCCCGACCCGGCGTTCCAGTTCACCACCCCGGAGCGGACCTCGCGCGCCCTCAACGACTGGTTCCGCGGTCTGCGGGTCAACGAGAAGCAGTGGCAGCGCCGCTACCTGCGCCGCTTCGACGAGGTGCTGACCCCGCGCGCCTCCAAGCTGGCCCGCCTGACCGCCGAGCACGCCGCCGCCACCGGCGCGCAGGTGGTCGACGTGGGCGCCGGCTCCGGCCGCGACGGGCTCTGGCTGGCCCGCGAGGGCCTCGACGTGCTCGCCTACGACTACGTCCCCGAGATGCTGGAGCGGGCCGAGCAGACGGCCACCTCGTTCCCGGGCACCTTCCGGGCCGGCTACCTCAACCTCGCCGAGCTGCGCTCGGTGCTCTCCGAGGGCGCGCGCCTGGCGCGGGACCCGCGACCCCGCGTGGTGATGGCCAGGAACCTGCTCGACGCGGTCGACGGCTTCGGCCGGCAGTCCTTCGCCCGCTTCTGCTCGATGATCCTGCGTGAGGGGGGCCTGGTGCTCGCCGAGTTCCACGTCTCCGGCTCCGGGGCGGACCGCGAGTGGCGCATCGGCACGGTCGACGCCGCCGAGGTCGAGGCCGCCTGGCGTGCGGCGGGGGCCACCCGGGTCACCTGGGAGCGGGACGTGCGTGGAGGGGACGACGGTCAGGTCGACCGGCTCGTGGCAGAGTGGGGGCCGTGA
- a CDS encoding acyltransferase family protein: MGRQSPPGLSFRPDIQGLRALAVAIVVVAHLGGLGLPGGYVGVDVFFVVSGFLITALLLRDVERFGRVSLRDFYARRARRILPAATVVVLATLVGSVLLLPLTRAQTVMVDSVWTAIFAGNVRFAMVGTDYFAQGDPPSPLQHYWSLAVEEQFYLVWPLLVAGWAWWWVRRGRPGGTRALAGVLGVLALASLAWSWHATGTSPTTAYFSTFARGWELAVGAGCALLLRSGRFALPRVAREALALGGLAAVAWAAWSLSPSTPFPGLVALVPVLGTAALLVAGGAGAAPTVVGRILSVGPAVRVGDWSYSLYLWHWPVIVLFRGHFGPAALDLPAKVGLLGLVVLLSWLTYRYVETPFRSGRTWRPRLRALAIYPASLALVAVAAGAGQATIAQRLGSWSDAPAIQADDYRGETRADDPFVALVEASVLAAEEGRAVPGGLRPGLVGLRQAVAPLGDCDYRTGTRELCQEGDPEGERAIVVLGDSHARAWSPAIHEIGRTQGFRTYTLVYSGCIASGLVQVDRETGRPWTECEEFKSWALEAIDELDPALVVVSTSTGRLVDPVGGEVLGPNAPLPRYRPLLQEAYRSQLEALVPLADRVVVLGNTPRLPRETGVCLSQGSPDLGDCLFPAGPRAEKFATTAFRAARDAGASSVDAKDWFCTDQGCPAVVGDFITMRDKEHITPDYATWLAEPLAGALGLTGGSTG; this comes from the coding sequence GTGGGCCGGCAGAGCCCGCCGGGGCTGTCGTTCCGTCCCGACATCCAAGGGCTGCGCGCGCTGGCCGTGGCGATCGTGGTGGTCGCCCACCTGGGTGGGCTCGGGCTCCCGGGCGGCTACGTCGGGGTCGACGTCTTCTTCGTCGTCTCCGGCTTCCTGATCACCGCCCTGCTGCTCCGTGACGTGGAGCGGTTCGGACGGGTCTCGCTGCGCGACTTCTACGCCCGTCGCGCCCGGCGGATCCTGCCCGCGGCCACCGTCGTCGTGCTGGCGACGCTGGTCGGGTCGGTGCTGCTGCTGCCGCTGACCCGCGCGCAGACGGTGATGGTGGACTCGGTGTGGACCGCGATCTTCGCCGGCAACGTGCGGTTCGCGATGGTCGGCACGGACTACTTCGCGCAGGGGGACCCCCCGTCGCCGCTCCAGCACTACTGGTCGCTGGCGGTCGAGGAGCAGTTCTACCTGGTCTGGCCGCTGCTGGTCGCCGGGTGGGCGTGGTGGTGGGTGCGTCGGGGCAGGCCGGGCGGCACGCGGGCGCTGGCCGGCGTGCTGGGCGTCCTCGCGCTGGCCTCGCTGGCCTGGTCCTGGCACGCCACCGGGACCTCGCCCACCACCGCCTACTTCTCCACCTTCGCTCGCGGATGGGAGCTGGCGGTGGGGGCAGGCTGTGCCCTGCTGCTCCGTTCCGGCCGGTTCGCCCTGCCCCGGGTGGCGCGCGAGGCGCTGGCTCTCGGCGGACTCGCCGCCGTGGCGTGGGCGGCGTGGTCGTTGAGCCCGAGCACTCCGTTCCCGGGGCTGGTCGCCCTGGTGCCGGTGCTCGGCACCGCCGCGTTGCTCGTCGCCGGGGGAGCGGGGGCCGCCCCGACGGTCGTGGGCCGGATCCTCTCGGTGGGACCCGCGGTGCGCGTGGGGGACTGGTCGTACTCCCTCTACCTGTGGCACTGGCCGGTGATCGTCCTGTTCCGGGGCCACTTCGGACCGGCTGCGCTGGACCTGCCGGCCAAGGTCGGTCTCCTGGGCCTGGTGGTGCTGCTCAGCTGGCTCACCTACCGGTACGTCGAGACGCCGTTCCGGTCCGGGCGGACCTGGCGGCCACGACTGCGCGCCCTGGCGATCTACCCGGCCAGCCTGGCGCTGGTGGCGGTGGCGGCCGGCGCGGGCCAGGCGACCATCGCCCAGCGCCTGGGGTCGTGGAGCGACGCCCCGGCGATCCAGGCCGACGACTACCGCGGCGAGACGCGCGCCGACGACCCGTTCGTGGCACTGGTCGAGGCCTCGGTGCTCGCGGCGGAGGAGGGACGCGCGGTCCCTGGGGGTCTGCGCCCGGGGCTGGTCGGACTGCGCCAGGCGGTCGCCCCGCTCGGAGACTGCGACTACCGCACGGGCACCCGGGAGCTGTGCCAGGAGGGCGACCCGGAGGGGGAGCGGGCGATCGTGGTGCTCGGGGACTCCCACGCCCGGGCCTGGTCCCCGGCGATCCACGAGATCGGGCGGACCCAGGGGTTCCGCACCTACACCCTCGTCTACAGCGGGTGCATCGCCTCGGGGCTGGTGCAGGTCGACCGGGAGACCGGCCGTCCGTGGACCGAGTGCGAGGAGTTCAAGTCCTGGGCGCTGGAGGCGATCGACGAGCTGGACCCGGCCCTCGTCGTGGTCTCGACGTCCACGGGCCGGCTCGTCGATCCCGTCGGTGGTGAGGTGCTGGGGCCGAACGCGCCGCTGCCCCGGTACCGGCCGCTGCTCCAGGAGGCGTACCGGTCGCAGCTGGAGGCGCTGGTCCCGTTGGCCGACCGGGTGGTGGTGCTGGGCAACACCCCGCGGCTGCCGCGCGAGACCGGGGTCTGCCTGAGCCAGGGGAGCCCGGACCTCGGGGACTGCCTGTTCCCGGCCGGTCCGCGCGCGGAGAAGTTCGCCACGACCGCGTTCCGGGCGGCCCGGGACGCGGGTGCGAGTAGCGTGGACGCCAAGGACTGGTTCTGCACCGACCAGGGCTGCCCGGCCGTGGTGGGTGACTTCATCACCATGCGCGACAAGGAGCACATCACCCCCGACTACGCCACGTGGCTGGCAGAGCCGCTGGCCGGTGCGCTGGGACTGACCGGCGGATCGACCGGCTGA